The following proteins come from a genomic window of Yinghuangia sp. ASG 101:
- a CDS encoding LacI family DNA-binding transcriptional regulator, with the protein MTRPVKRITSKDVARAAGVSQTTVSFVLNKRAGHAIPEETQRRVLEAARRLDYRPHASARSLAAGRSDIVLLSVPDLPIGSSISRFVEQLAAALADHGLTLVTHLAGAHGRPLPDVCASVGATAVLGLGAFDADTVQTLYRAGADVVLPTEAEDAEAMRPIGRLQAEHLIGRGHRRLGYALPGHRALLPMARERLAGVADACAEAGLAPPFVADTTLDVAVAAEAVAAWRREDATGVCAFNDETAIAVLAGMREHGLTAPGDIAVVGVDDTPAAPLVAPPLTSVAFDLREVARRRAVSLAAALAGEQRDVVPEGELPLEARVVRRASA; encoded by the coding sequence ATGACCCGACCCGTAAAACGCATCACCAGCAAGGACGTCGCACGCGCCGCCGGCGTCTCCCAGACCACGGTGAGCTTCGTCCTCAACAAGCGCGCCGGCCACGCGATCCCCGAGGAGACCCAGCGCCGGGTGCTGGAGGCCGCCCGACGCCTGGACTACCGGCCGCACGCGTCCGCCCGCAGCCTCGCCGCCGGGCGCAGCGACATCGTGCTCCTCTCCGTACCGGACCTGCCCATCGGGTCGAGCATCAGCAGGTTCGTCGAACAACTGGCCGCCGCCCTCGCCGACCACGGCCTGACCCTGGTCACCCACCTCGCCGGGGCCCACGGCCGCCCGCTGCCCGACGTGTGCGCGTCGGTCGGCGCGACGGCGGTGCTCGGGCTGGGCGCCTTCGACGCCGACACCGTCCAGACGCTGTACCGGGCGGGCGCCGACGTCGTGCTCCCGACCGAGGCCGAGGACGCCGAGGCCATGCGACCCATCGGCCGCCTCCAGGCCGAGCACCTGATCGGGCGCGGCCACCGCCGCCTCGGGTACGCCCTGCCCGGGCACCGCGCGCTGCTGCCCATGGCCCGCGAACGCCTCGCCGGCGTCGCCGACGCCTGCGCCGAGGCCGGCCTCGCGCCGCCGTTCGTCGCGGACACCACCCTGGACGTCGCCGTCGCCGCCGAGGCGGTGGCCGCGTGGCGGCGCGAGGACGCGACGGGGGTCTGCGCGTTCAACGACGAAACCGCGATCGCGGTGCTGGCCGGCATGCGCGAGCACGGCCTCACCGCACCCGGCGACATCGCGGTCGTCGGCGTCGACGACACCCCCGCCGCGCCGCTGGTCGCGCCGCCGCTCACCAGCGTCGCGTTCGACCTGCGCGAAGTCGCCCGGCGCCGCGCGGTGTCGCTGGCGGCGGCCCTGGCCGGAGAACAACGCGACGTCGTCCCCGAGGGGGAACTCCCGCTGGAGGCCCGGGTCGTGCGCCGCGCGTCCGCGTGA
- a CDS encoding GNAT family N-acetyltransferase, translating into MDDDVFVSLTELGAAGRETVREIFEEAFEPWDRDSFDALLRRAEASEARTLVLCEGSVPVGLATLSWPGPEGWTYLEYLAVDAARRGGGVGGRLWRGVVERLPAEAPRMVMEIHDPAGAPAASAEREIRERRQRFYERLGAVALPVRGYVMPGRDEPPTAYPGLLLAWSPDGRLPSGDEVLRIVRSLHRNAYGLPAGHPFTAAVLSNQGPHRTV; encoded by the coding sequence ATGGACGACGACGTTTTTGTGTCGCTGACAGAGCTGGGGGCCGCGGGCCGGGAGACGGTCCGGGAGATCTTCGAAGAGGCGTTCGAGCCGTGGGACCGCGACTCGTTCGACGCGCTGCTGCGGCGCGCGGAGGCGTCCGAGGCGCGCACGCTGGTGCTGTGCGAGGGGTCCGTGCCGGTGGGGCTCGCGACGCTGTCGTGGCCCGGCCCGGAGGGCTGGACGTATCTGGAGTACCTCGCGGTCGACGCGGCCCGGCGCGGCGGCGGGGTGGGCGGGCGGCTGTGGCGCGGCGTCGTCGAGCGCCTTCCCGCGGAGGCGCCCCGGATGGTGATGGAGATCCACGACCCGGCCGGGGCGCCCGCGGCGTCGGCCGAGCGGGAGATCCGGGAGCGGCGGCAGCGCTTCTACGAGCGCCTGGGCGCGGTCGCGCTGCCGGTGCGCGGCTATGTCATGCCGGGGCGGGACGAGCCGCCGACGGCGTATCCGGGTCTGCTGCTCGCGTGGTCGCCCGACGGGCGGCTGCCGTCCGGCGACGAGGTCCTGCGCATCGTCCGGAGCCTGCACCGCAACGCGTACGGCCTGCCGGCCGGGCATCCGTTCACGGCGGCGGTCCTGAGCAACCAGGGGCCGCACCGGACGGTCTGA
- a CDS encoding TetR/AcrR family transcriptional regulator — MIQPSVKEQIVLAAERLFAAHGLEGVSLRQVSTAAGNGNNSAVQYHFGSRDRLIQAIFEYRLPDLNERRRVLAARLRPNDLRSWVECHIVPVLEQGEQQGSHYLGFVAKLQQTGRRDVFDQMSDEFRQPTRTFREAIAEHLAHIPEPLRSHRVAQAMAFAVHAGSQRERAQLDGGHVLPFDLHVQDLIDGLVGFLSAPTSVPPSTSEGFDPTALALPFHP, encoded by the coding sequence GTGATTCAGCCATCCGTGAAGGAACAGATCGTGCTGGCCGCGGAGCGCCTGTTCGCGGCGCACGGCCTGGAGGGCGTCTCGCTGCGCCAGGTCAGCACGGCGGCCGGCAACGGCAACAACTCCGCCGTGCAGTACCACTTCGGCTCCCGAGACCGGCTGATCCAGGCGATCTTCGAGTACCGGCTGCCGGATCTGAACGAGCGCCGCCGCGTGCTCGCGGCCCGCCTCCGTCCGAACGACCTGCGGTCGTGGGTCGAATGCCACATCGTGCCGGTGCTGGAGCAGGGCGAACAGCAGGGCAGCCACTACCTGGGCTTCGTCGCGAAGCTGCAACAGACCGGGCGACGCGACGTGTTCGACCAGATGTCGGACGAATTCCGGCAGCCCACACGGACGTTCCGCGAGGCCATCGCCGAACACCTGGCCCACATCCCCGAACCCCTGCGCAGCCACCGCGTCGCGCAGGCCATGGCGTTCGCCGTCCACGCGGGCTCGCAGCGCGAGCGGGCGCAACTGGACGGCGGACACGTCCTGCCGTTCGACCTGCACGTGCAGGACCTCATCGACGGCCTGGTCGGGTTCCTGAGCGCCCCGACCTCGGTGCCGCCGTCGACGTCGGAGGGCTTCGACCCGACCGCGCTGGCGCTGCCGTTCCACCCCTGA
- a CDS encoding SDR family oxidoreductase yields the protein MGIDLGAAVAVVTGGGSGIGRAAAHSFARRGARVVVTDVDAERASTVAGELGDRAVSAVCDVTDTAALEAVRDLALERFGRVDLVMNNVGILAVGQVEDIPLETWQRVVDVNLMGIVRSNLVFLPVLLEQGSGHIVNTASTAGLLPYGFDRLPYTATKHAVVGLSESLALYLRPRGIGVSCLCPAGVATNIVEQITFHGRPTSPRGPSFPILDAETVGELVADGVAADRFLILTAPEAADELREHGADLDAYLARLTQDLT from the coding sequence ATGGGAATCGATCTGGGCGCCGCGGTGGCGGTGGTCACCGGCGGCGGAAGCGGCATCGGCCGCGCCGCCGCGCACTCCTTCGCCCGGCGCGGCGCGCGCGTCGTCGTCACCGACGTCGACGCCGAGCGTGCGAGCACGGTCGCCGGCGAGCTGGGCGACCGGGCGGTGTCCGCGGTCTGCGACGTCACCGACACCGCCGCCCTGGAGGCCGTTCGCGACCTCGCTCTGGAGCGGTTCGGCCGGGTCGACCTCGTCATGAACAACGTCGGGATCCTCGCCGTGGGCCAGGTCGAGGACATCCCGCTGGAGACGTGGCAGCGCGTGGTCGACGTCAACCTCATGGGCATCGTGCGCAGCAACCTGGTGTTCCTGCCGGTGCTGCTTGAGCAGGGGTCGGGCCACATCGTCAACACCGCGTCCACGGCGGGGCTGCTGCCGTACGGCTTCGACCGGCTCCCCTACACCGCCACCAAGCACGCGGTGGTCGGGCTGTCGGAGTCGTTGGCGCTGTATTTGCGCCCGCGCGGCATCGGCGTCTCGTGCCTGTGCCCGGCGGGCGTGGCGACCAACATCGTCGAGCAGATCACCTTCCACGGCCGCCCGACGTCGCCGCGCGGCCCGAGCTTCCCGATCCTGGACGCCGAAACCGTGGGCGAGTTGGTCGCCGACGGCGTCGCGGCCGACCGGTTCCTCATCCTGACCGCCCCCGAGGCCGCGGACGAGTTGCGCGAACACGGCGCCGACCTCGACGCGTACCTCGCCCGACTCACCCAGGACCTGACGTGA
- a CDS encoding SDR family oxidoreductase codes for MNTIDRMRLDGKVAIVTGGAGGIGQVYARALADAGASVALADLDAARAEEAAAALAKDGYAAIGVQADITDRAATDAMAAKVAEAFGGVDILVNNAALMAEIPQVDILDLPAEWLDRVMRVNVFGAINCIASVKPSMVGRGGGRIINQVSAGAFHAGGIYGASKIALVNLTAGFARSLGPLGINVNAIAPGLVENDAAWRSLAADHPARAALSAAIPGKKSAPAEDLLGALLLLASPAGEWINGQTISVDGGWVMRL; via the coding sequence ATGAACACAATCGACCGGATGCGACTGGACGGCAAGGTCGCGATCGTCACCGGCGGCGCGGGCGGCATCGGGCAGGTGTACGCCCGGGCCCTGGCCGACGCGGGCGCCTCGGTCGCGCTCGCCGACCTCGACGCGGCCCGCGCGGAGGAGGCCGCCGCGGCCCTCGCCAAGGACGGGTACGCGGCGATCGGCGTGCAGGCCGACATCACCGACCGTGCCGCGACCGACGCGATGGCCGCGAAGGTCGCCGAGGCCTTCGGCGGCGTCGACATCCTCGTGAACAACGCGGCGCTGATGGCCGAGATCCCGCAGGTCGACATCCTCGACCTGCCGGCCGAATGGCTCGACCGCGTCATGCGCGTGAACGTCTTCGGCGCGATCAACTGCATCGCGTCGGTCAAGCCGTCGATGGTCGGGCGCGGCGGCGGCCGGATCATCAACCAGGTCTCCGCGGGGGCGTTCCACGCCGGCGGGATCTACGGCGCGAGCAAGATCGCGCTGGTCAACCTGACCGCCGGCTTCGCACGCTCGCTCGGACCTCTCGGCATCAACGTCAACGCCATCGCCCCCGGCCTCGTGGAGAACGACGCCGCGTGGCGCAGCCTCGCCGCCGACCACCCCGCCCGCGCGGCCCTGTCCGCGGCCATCCCCGGCAAGAAGTCCGCCCCGGCGGAGGACCTGCTCGGCGCCCTGCTGCTGCTGGCCTCACCGGCCGGCGAGTGGATCAACGGCCAGACCATCAGCGTCGACGGCGGCTGGGTCATGCGGCTGTAG
- a CDS encoding NAD(P)-dependent oxidoreductase, whose translation MERIGFIGLGSQGAPMARRIVDEGHPLTVWARRAASTEPFADTGAVVAATPAELASRSDIVCLCVVADADVEDVLTRADGVFAGLASGGVVVVHATIHPDTCRRIAAEAAPRGIAVVDAPVSGGGQAAAARRLLVMAGGDKADVERCRPVFEAFADPVIHLGPLGSGQAAKALNNFVFTVQVGLALDTFALADGLGMDRAAVAQVLANGTGGTRAAGILAASGFNLGGLRQARSLLRKDVDILLDLVRADGPAADPAVLAELAERTLATLAEEPPA comes from the coding sequence ATGGAACGCATCGGCTTCATCGGCCTCGGCAGCCAGGGCGCGCCGATGGCTCGGCGGATTGTCGACGAGGGCCATCCGCTCACCGTCTGGGCGCGGCGGGCGGCGTCGACCGAGCCGTTCGCGGACACCGGCGCCGTGGTCGCCGCCACGCCGGCCGAGTTGGCGTCACGCAGCGACATCGTGTGCCTGTGCGTGGTCGCGGACGCCGACGTCGAGGACGTCCTGACGCGTGCGGACGGGGTCTTCGCGGGCCTGGCGAGCGGCGGTGTCGTCGTCGTGCACGCGACCATCCACCCCGACACGTGCCGCAGGATCGCCGCCGAGGCCGCGCCGCGCGGCATCGCGGTCGTCGACGCGCCGGTGAGCGGCGGCGGGCAGGCCGCGGCGGCCCGGCGGCTGCTGGTGATGGCGGGCGGCGACAAGGCCGATGTCGAGCGCTGCCGCCCGGTGTTCGAGGCGTTCGCCGACCCGGTGATCCACCTGGGCCCCCTCGGCAGCGGGCAGGCGGCGAAGGCCCTCAACAACTTCGTGTTCACCGTGCAGGTCGGTCTCGCGCTCGACACGTTCGCGCTCGCCGACGGCCTCGGCATGGACCGAGCAGCCGTCGCCCAGGTCCTGGCGAACGGCACCGGCGGTACGCGTGCCGCCGGAATCCTCGCGGCGTCCGGCTTCAACCTGGGCGGCCTGCGGCAGGCGCGGTCGCTGCTCCGCAAGGACGTCGACATCCTGCTCGACCTCGTCCGCGCGGACGGCCCCGCGGCCGACCCGGCGGTACTCGCGGAGTTGGCCGAACGCACGCTGGCGACGCTCGCGGAGGAGCCGCCGGCGTGA
- a CDS encoding aldehyde dehydrogenase family protein, whose protein sequence is MTTPSPVTGDLGVARPLVDGAWLDRASLGSSEHVNPSTARGNGTVVLAGPREIDAAVAAAKAAEPEWRALSPDKRRRILQRVEELMNEHMGELARLNSLEVGAPIGVSTALVHLCAQWFGYYAGWADKIEGATIPPSPAMVAGLDYTVPEPYGVVGIILTWNGPIVSVGMKIAPALAAGNCVVVKAPDLAPFTVARFAEIALEAGLPPGVLHVLPGGPEAGDRLVRHPDVAMVSFTGGIPTARKILRAASETLKPVLTELGGKTASIVFPDADLDATAVEVARSFCNLAGQGCNLTTRMLIHRDVYDRVVEATAAAAAALRPGDPFAAGTGLGPVVNEASRERILGVIERAGKDARLVAGGHAADPASLTEEVRDGFFVEPTVFADVDPASDLAQHEVFGPVLSLIPFADEDEAVAIANGTAYGLGTALATRDSSRVQRLVPRLESGSVHVNGPSAQPPGAPFGGYKHSGVGREGGREGLYEFLQTKNVFIRI, encoded by the coding sequence ATGACCACCCCTTCCCCCGTCACCGGCGACCTCGGTGTCGCCCGGCCGCTCGTCGACGGCGCCTGGCTCGACCGGGCGTCGCTCGGCAGCAGTGAGCACGTCAACCCGTCCACCGCGCGGGGCAACGGCACCGTCGTACTCGCCGGGCCGCGGGAGATCGACGCCGCCGTCGCCGCCGCGAAGGCGGCCGAGCCCGAGTGGCGGGCGCTGTCGCCGGACAAGCGGCGCCGGATCCTCCAGCGTGTCGAAGAGCTGATGAACGAGCACATGGGCGAGCTGGCGCGGCTCAACTCGCTCGAAGTCGGCGCGCCGATCGGGGTGTCCACCGCGCTGGTGCACCTGTGCGCGCAGTGGTTCGGGTACTACGCCGGCTGGGCCGACAAGATCGAGGGCGCGACGATCCCGCCGAGCCCCGCCATGGTCGCGGGCCTGGACTACACCGTCCCCGAGCCGTACGGCGTCGTCGGCATCATCCTGACCTGGAACGGACCGATCGTCTCCGTCGGCATGAAGATCGCCCCCGCGCTGGCCGCCGGCAACTGCGTCGTCGTCAAGGCGCCCGACCTCGCGCCGTTCACCGTCGCCCGGTTCGCCGAGATCGCGCTGGAGGCGGGCCTGCCGCCGGGTGTCCTGCACGTCCTGCCCGGCGGCCCCGAGGCCGGCGACCGGCTGGTGCGCCACCCCGACGTCGCGATGGTCTCGTTCACCGGCGGCATTCCCACGGCGCGGAAGATCCTGCGGGCGGCGAGTGAAACCCTCAAGCCGGTGCTGACCGAGCTGGGCGGCAAGACCGCGAGCATCGTGTTCCCCGACGCCGACCTGGACGCCACCGCGGTCGAGGTGGCCCGGTCGTTCTGCAACCTGGCGGGGCAGGGCTGCAACCTCACGACCCGCATGCTGATCCACCGCGACGTCTACGACCGGGTCGTCGAGGCGACCGCCGCCGCGGCTGCGGCCCTGCGTCCCGGCGACCCCTTCGCCGCGGGGACGGGCCTCGGGCCGGTCGTCAACGAGGCGTCCCGCGAGCGGATCCTCGGCGTGATCGAGCGCGCGGGCAAGGACGCCCGCCTGGTCGCGGGCGGCCACGCCGCGGACCCGGCGTCGCTGACGGAGGAGGTCCGCGACGGGTTCTTCGTCGAGCCGACCGTCTTCGCCGACGTCGACCCGGCGAGCGACCTCGCCCAGCACGAGGTGTTCGGGCCGGTCCTGTCGCTCATCCCCTTCGCCGACGAGGACGAGGCCGTCGCGATCGCCAACGGCACGGCGTACGGCCTCGGCACCGCCCTGGCGACGCGGGACTCGTCGCGCGTGCAGCGCCTCGTGCCGCGTCTCGAGTCCGGCAGCGTCCACGTCAACGGGCCGTCGGCGCAGCCGCCCGGCGCGCCGTTCGGCGGTTACAAGCACAGCGGTGTGGGGCGCGAGGGCGGCCGGGAGGGGCTGTACGAATTCCTTCAGACGAAGAACGTTTTCATCCGCATCTGA
- a CDS encoding carboxymuconolactone decarboxylase family protein: MDEGRAERIGADVLASELPASTTPFGQASREFLYRDVWSRPGLSRRDRRWITLTCVSAADAPGPIDEHVYAALASGDMDLTAMLEFVLHFAVYNGWPKASHVEGTVARQWARLHHERGEEPPPWPTLDYDTLGPGDWEARQARGTREFIDVNLCPAPPPTSPYRQAGILNFVFGHVWQRPGLTRRDRRLITVPSVALCDAATPLASHVTSALHSGDLTKEEMDELVLQFAAYYGFAKGQALADAVETAWASRPDA; the protein is encoded by the coding sequence ATGGACGAGGGACGCGCCGAGCGCATCGGCGCCGACGTGTTGGCGAGTGAACTCCCCGCAAGCACAACGCCGTTCGGCCAGGCATCACGCGAATTCCTGTACCGGGACGTTTGGTCGCGGCCCGGCCTCTCCCGGCGCGACCGCCGGTGGATCACCCTCACCTGCGTCTCGGCCGCCGACGCCCCCGGCCCCATCGACGAGCACGTGTACGCGGCCCTCGCGAGCGGGGACATGGACCTGACCGCGATGCTGGAGTTCGTGCTGCACTTCGCGGTCTACAACGGCTGGCCCAAGGCGTCCCACGTGGAGGGCACCGTCGCGAGGCAGTGGGCCCGCCTGCACCACGAGCGCGGCGAGGAGCCGCCGCCGTGGCCGACGCTCGACTACGACACCCTCGGCCCCGGCGACTGGGAGGCGCGCCAGGCGCGCGGGACGCGGGAGTTCATCGACGTGAACCTGTGCCCGGCCCCGCCGCCCACGTCGCCGTACCGGCAGGCCGGCATCCTCAACTTCGTCTTCGGCCACGTGTGGCAGCGGCCCGGCCTCACCCGCCGCGACCGCCGCCTCATCACCGTCCCGAGCGTCGCCCTGTGCGACGCCGCCACCCCGCTGGCCTCCCACGTGACGTCCGCCCTCCACTCCGGCGACCTCACGAAGGAGGAAATGGACGAACTTGTCCTGCAGTTCGCGGCGTACTACGGCTTCGCGAAGGGGCAGGCGCTCGCCGACGCCGTCGAAACCGCGTGGGCCTCCCGTCCCGACGCCTGA
- a CDS encoding TetR/AcrR family transcriptional regulator: protein MATTRRVGTEKSKTRAVLLDSAVRLMLEQGYAAVSYRSLAAKAGVTAGLVQYYFPTFDDLFVALVRDRSARTLKKLEKGLRGERPLHAIWEYANNKDAAALTAELTAAANHRKPIRAELAQAGEEARARALAAVARTAEKQRLLGEEVSADVMVFLLTSLPRMVIMEQSTGMTTSHAETMAFLEAFLARVEPDEPGEPDEGDAGEGA from the coding sequence ATGGCCACAACCCGCCGTGTCGGTACGGAGAAGTCCAAGACCCGCGCCGTCCTCCTCGACAGTGCCGTGCGGCTCATGTTGGAGCAGGGGTACGCGGCGGTCTCGTACCGCAGCCTCGCCGCGAAGGCCGGGGTGACCGCGGGGCTCGTGCAGTACTACTTCCCGACCTTCGACGACCTGTTCGTGGCGCTGGTCCGGGACCGGTCCGCGCGGACCCTCAAGAAGCTGGAGAAAGGCCTCCGGGGCGAGCGCCCGCTGCACGCCATCTGGGAGTACGCCAACAACAAGGACGCCGCGGCCCTCACCGCGGAACTGACCGCCGCGGCCAACCACCGCAAGCCGATCCGCGCCGAACTCGCCCAGGCCGGCGAGGAGGCGCGCGCCCGCGCGCTGGCCGCCGTGGCGCGCACCGCGGAGAAGCAGAGGCTGCTGGGCGAGGAGGTCTCGGCCGACGTCATGGTGTTCCTCCTGACCAGCCTTCCTCGGATGGTGATCATGGAGCAGTCCACCGGGATGACGACCTCCCACGCCGAGACGATGGCGTTCCTGGAGGCCTTCCTCGCCCGCGTCGAGCCCGACGAGCCGGGCGAGCCCGACGAGGGGGACGCGGGCGAGGGTGCGTAG
- a CDS encoding DMT family transporter, with the protein MLSIFFAVLTSLSNGTASVLQRRAAATVDPRKALHASLIGALLRRRVWLAGIGLVIVAAACQAIALATGPISIVQPIFVIELPATLILGSFVFHRRLPRSAWLGVAAVTGGLAVALASAAPSGGTAGVPWLRWPPALIGTGGAIVLLVTTGLRARGEFRAAAFGLAAAFGYALTAALLKDATAQRHGGVGELFAAWQLYATAAVGVTSLFLLQNALQAGSLAASQPMLTLGDALLSTAFGVVLFSEHVRLGWWLVPELFGIGAIGVGCVLLARHLPTGTPKPASTAAAESVRPAS; encoded by the coding sequence ATGCTCAGCATTTTCTTTGCCGTGCTGACGTCGCTGAGCAATGGCACCGCCTCGGTGTTGCAGCGCCGGGCGGCGGCGACGGTGGACCCGCGCAAGGCCCTGCACGCGTCGTTGATCGGCGCCCTTCTGCGGCGGCGGGTGTGGCTCGCGGGCATCGGGCTGGTCATCGTCGCCGCGGCGTGCCAGGCGATCGCGTTGGCGACCGGGCCGATCTCGATCGTGCAGCCGATTTTCGTGATCGAGTTGCCGGCGACGCTGATCCTGGGGTCGTTCGTGTTCCACCGGCGGCTGCCGAGGTCCGCGTGGCTCGGGGTCGCGGCGGTGACGGGCGGTCTGGCGGTGGCGCTGGCGTCCGCGGCGCCGAGCGGCGGGACGGCGGGTGTTCCGTGGCTGCGCTGGCCGCCGGCGCTGATCGGGACGGGCGGCGCGATCGTGCTGCTGGTCACGACAGGGCTGCGGGCGCGCGGCGAGTTCCGGGCCGCGGCGTTCGGGCTCGCCGCGGCGTTCGGCTACGCGCTGACCGCGGCACTGCTGAAGGACGCGACCGCGCAACGGCACGGCGGTGTGGGGGAATTGTTCGCCGCGTGGCAGTTGTACGCGACGGCGGCGGTCGGCGTCACGTCGCTGTTCCTGCTGCAGAACGCGCTCCAGGCGGGGTCGTTGGCCGCGTCGCAGCCGATGCTCACGCTCGGGGACGCGCTGCTGAGCACCGCGTTCGGCGTCGTGCTGTTCTCCGAGCACGTGCGCCTGGGCTGGTGGCTGGTCCCGGAATTGTTCGGCATCGGCGCGATCGGAGTCGGGTGTGTGCTGCTCGCCCGGCACCTCCCGACGGGGACCCCGAAGCCCGCGTCGACCGCGGCGGCGGAATCCGTACGGCCCGCGTCCTGA
- a CDS encoding SDR family NAD(P)-dependent oxidoreductase, with the protein MKPPAELFDLTGRVAIVTGGSRGIGRAIAEGLAAAGADVVVASRKLPACETAAKEIEASTGRRALPVACHVGDWDDCDRLVETTYDAFGRCDVLVNNAGVAPLYADLPSVTRELYDKTHAVNAAGPFRLAALAGTRMAEGDGGSIINVTTAGSLRPNPDDLPYAMAKAALNALTLGLAGTWAPKVRANLVLPGAFDTDITKPWGPDNKARAGEINPMKRIGLPQDMVGVCVFLAGAASAYVNGAQVLVDGGLFRSL; encoded by the coding sequence ATGAAACCGCCCGCGGAGTTGTTCGACCTGACCGGCAGGGTCGCGATCGTCACCGGCGGCAGCCGCGGCATCGGCCGCGCGATCGCCGAAGGCCTCGCGGCGGCCGGGGCCGACGTGGTCGTCGCCAGCCGCAAACTGCCCGCCTGCGAGACGGCCGCGAAGGAAATCGAGGCGTCGACCGGACGGCGGGCACTGCCGGTGGCGTGCCACGTCGGCGACTGGGACGACTGCGACCGCCTCGTGGAGACGACGTACGACGCCTTCGGGCGCTGCGACGTCCTGGTCAACAACGCGGGCGTGGCACCGCTGTACGCCGATCTGCCGTCCGTGACCCGCGAGTTGTACGACAAGACGCACGCCGTCAACGCGGCGGGCCCGTTCCGTCTCGCCGCGCTGGCCGGCACGCGGATGGCCGAGGGCGACGGCGGCTCGATCATCAACGTGACAACGGCCGGGTCGCTGCGCCCGAACCCCGACGATCTGCCGTACGCGATGGCGAAGGCCGCGCTGAACGCGCTGACGCTGGGCCTGGCCGGCACGTGGGCGCCCAAGGTCCGGGCCAACCTGGTGCTGCCGGGCGCGTTCGACACCGACATCACCAAGCCGTGGGGGCCGGACAACAAGGCCCGGGCCGGGGAGATCAACCCGATGAAGCGCATCGGGCTGCCGCAGGACATGGTCGGCGTGTGCGTCTTCCTCGCCGGCGCGGCGTCCGCGTATGTCAACGGCGCCCAAGTGCTGGTCGACGGCGGCCTGTTCCGTTCGCTGTGA
- a CDS encoding nuclear transport factor 2 family protein, producing the protein MNDDTHTTTLLALRDLRYAYASALDRRDAAALRAVFHPDAELLVFAPDAEEPRTHLRGHDQIARTIDGLRERYARTLHVVTNPTAAILRPGVATGRAYGVSHHLPRDGERSGKFVVYLVYEDEFRSGPGGDWRIAHRAIRFLWAEESPVLPWDEAVVRGGLG; encoded by the coding sequence GTGAACGACGACACCCACACCACGACGCTCCTGGCCCTGCGGGACCTCCGGTACGCCTACGCGTCCGCGCTCGACCGGCGTGACGCCGCCGCGCTGCGCGCGGTCTTCCATCCGGACGCGGAGCTGCTGGTGTTCGCGCCGGACGCCGAGGAGCCGCGCACGCACCTGCGCGGCCACGACCAGATCGCGCGCACGATCGACGGTTTGCGCGAGCGCTATGCCAGGACGCTGCACGTCGTCACAAACCCCACCGCGGCGATCCTGCGCCCGGGGGTCGCGACCGGGCGGGCGTACGGCGTGTCGCACCACCTGCCGCGCGACGGCGAACGGTCCGGCAAGTTCGTCGTGTACCTCGTCTACGAGGACGAGTTCCGCTCCGGCCCCGGCGGCGACTGGCGCATCGCGCACCGCGCCATCAGGTTCCTGTGGGCGGAGGAGAGCCCGGTCCTGCCGTGGGACGAGGCCGTCGTGCGCGGCGGCCTCGGCTGA